A genomic segment from Hyalangium gracile encodes:
- a CDS encoding tetratricopeptide repeat protein — protein MTGQLTGIITAALLAASSAGPQRLDRNLNPIVSKAKEREELITKLKRDIFKVDRAIGETEKLISKSRNAPYLPDLQFRLAELYVEKSRYVYYLQAEQRPEGASGAIVSPETRLMKNKAVQLYLRLLREYPDFHDGDKVTFYLAHEQRELGTFDEMLKTLGDLIRKYPTSPLRLEAEQIIGDYHFDKADLVEAEKHYTAILAQPPSPVHDLARYKMGWIRVNQAKHAEAVVFFEAAAASEPLPGVDAKKALNVKREALLDLVYSYTEAKPAKGALNYFEKLSDSRATFALALDKLGNRYFIKQQYEWAIPALRKLMEIQFDPELDLERGQKLYDALKASKGKVMPEPQDIRFLVRAAVQSKTDPELDGTERKKQLAELEEMSRDLSTQLHLAAQKKNDKAMFITAATAYREYLSLFRPDQYVRPIMKNRADALFEAGSFPEAGRQFEELARYEEKAKQRDEKAIDAAMYGALLSHFSTVKPEEAAKRTTFEVADARQALKVLGSNYVTRFPQSPNVLEVKFNIARAYYEDGDYPKASELFTAFALAHPQHKDAAVAGNLALDSLRQINDFKGLEATGKKFLGTALPAKFQDDVKKILAQSKAEALDELALKSAEETGDVITGLLKVADENKNSEIGEKALYGAFTAAREKRDLTNARDLGNRLMNEYPKSQYLSDVLLTLGRYSAEAGSFGEAAEWFDKVGQKLGSDVAGLDGYLSAAKLRMAMGDYKEAAKSLETASANAGARKGEVLVLLAEAHLKQKDYAAARRAAESALALDKTSTGAAAVIAEVQATTAPNEPPDKLISTLTTAVQGPNGQTEEAAKGLWFLGEILYRGYKGLAADKVEEKVAALQGMEGIYTQAASLGYPEWAVASLWKLGMAYSHLADVVDATPAPAGASAADVKAFQQAVKEQVAPLRQRADEAFKACLARAEQLDVFSAAVVGCRSRTDTASLPVPNPGAPTRSASLEEVRKKAEATLTAEALEALGMAYLENRQYGLAQLTFGRVTELQDTRASAHSALGWALLNQGDAMNARAAYAKALEADPTYGKARLNLAALRCRFGDTEGAKRELSVLKDMGSLGGPDVDAGWKACK, from the coding sequence ATGACCGGGCAGTTGACGGGGATCATCACCGCGGCGCTGCTGGCCGCGAGCTCCGCCGGGCCTCAGCGCCTGGACCGGAACCTCAACCCCATCGTCTCCAAGGCGAAGGAGCGCGAGGAGCTCATCACCAAGCTCAAGCGGGACATCTTCAAGGTGGACCGCGCCATCGGCGAGACGGAGAAGCTCATCTCCAAGAGCCGCAACGCGCCCTACCTGCCGGACCTGCAGTTCCGGCTGGCCGAGCTCTACGTCGAGAAGAGCCGCTACGTGTACTACCTGCAGGCCGAGCAGCGGCCGGAGGGGGCCTCGGGCGCCATCGTCTCTCCGGAGACGCGGCTGATGAAGAACAAGGCGGTGCAGCTCTACCTGCGCCTGCTGCGCGAGTACCCGGACTTCCACGACGGCGACAAGGTGACGTTCTACCTGGCGCACGAGCAGCGCGAGCTGGGCACCTTCGACGAGATGCTCAAGACGCTGGGGGACCTCATCCGCAAGTACCCCACCAGCCCGCTGCGGCTGGAGGCCGAGCAGATCATCGGCGACTACCACTTCGACAAGGCGGACCTGGTGGAGGCGGAGAAGCACTACACCGCCATCCTCGCCCAGCCCCCGTCGCCGGTGCATGACCTGGCCCGCTACAAGATGGGCTGGATCCGGGTGAACCAGGCCAAGCACGCCGAGGCCGTGGTCTTCTTCGAGGCCGCCGCCGCCAGCGAGCCGCTGCCGGGCGTGGACGCCAAGAAGGCGCTCAACGTCAAGCGCGAGGCGCTGCTGGACCTGGTCTACAGCTACACCGAGGCCAAGCCGGCCAAGGGCGCGCTCAACTACTTCGAGAAGCTGAGCGACAGCCGCGCCACGTTCGCGCTGGCGCTGGACAAGCTGGGCAACCGCTACTTCATCAAGCAGCAGTACGAGTGGGCCATCCCCGCGCTGCGCAAGCTGATGGAGATCCAGTTCGACCCGGAGCTGGACCTGGAGCGCGGCCAGAAGCTCTATGACGCGCTGAAGGCCTCCAAGGGCAAGGTGATGCCGGAGCCGCAGGACATCCGCTTCCTGGTGCGCGCCGCGGTGCAGAGCAAGACGGACCCCGAGCTGGACGGCACCGAGCGCAAGAAGCAGCTCGCGGAGCTGGAGGAGATGTCGCGCGACCTCTCCACCCAGCTGCACCTGGCCGCCCAGAAGAAGAACGACAAGGCGATGTTCATCACCGCGGCCACCGCCTACCGCGAGTACCTGAGCCTGTTCCGCCCCGACCAGTACGTGCGGCCCATCATGAAGAACCGCGCGGACGCGCTCTTCGAGGCGGGCAGCTTCCCCGAGGCCGGGCGCCAGTTCGAGGAGCTGGCCCGCTACGAGGAGAAGGCGAAGCAGCGGGACGAGAAGGCCATCGACGCCGCCATGTACGGCGCCCTGCTGTCCCACTTCTCCACCGTGAAGCCGGAGGAAGCCGCCAAGCGCACCACCTTCGAGGTGGCGGACGCGCGCCAGGCCCTCAAGGTGCTGGGCTCCAACTACGTCACGCGCTTCCCCCAGAGCCCCAACGTGCTCGAGGTGAAGTTCAACATCGCCCGCGCCTACTACGAGGACGGCGACTACCCGAAGGCCTCCGAGCTCTTCACCGCCTTCGCCCTGGCCCACCCGCAGCACAAGGACGCCGCCGTCGCCGGCAACCTCGCGCTCGACAGCCTGCGGCAGATCAACGACTTCAAGGGCCTGGAGGCCACGGGCAAGAAGTTCCTCGGCACCGCCCTGCCCGCGAAGTTCCAGGACGACGTGAAGAAGATCCTCGCCCAGAGCAAGGCCGAGGCGCTGGATGAGCTGGCCCTCAAGAGCGCCGAGGAGACGGGCGACGTCATCACCGGCCTGCTCAAGGTGGCCGACGAGAACAAGAACTCGGAGATCGGCGAGAAGGCCCTCTACGGCGCCTTCACCGCCGCGCGCGAGAAGCGGGATTTGACCAACGCGAGGGACCTCGGCAACCGGCTGATGAACGAGTACCCCAAGAGCCAGTACCTCTCGGACGTGCTGCTGACGCTGGGCCGGTACTCGGCGGAGGCCGGCTCGTTCGGCGAGGCGGCCGAGTGGTTCGACAAGGTGGGCCAGAAGCTCGGCAGCGACGTGGCCGGCCTGGACGGCTACCTGTCCGCCGCCAAGCTGCGCATGGCCATGGGTGACTACAAGGAGGCGGCCAAGAGCCTGGAGACGGCCTCCGCCAACGCCGGCGCTCGCAAGGGCGAGGTGCTGGTGCTGCTGGCCGAGGCCCACCTCAAGCAGAAGGACTACGCCGCCGCCCGCCGCGCCGCGGAGAGCGCGCTGGCCCTGGACAAGACGAGCACCGGCGCCGCCGCCGTCATCGCCGAGGTGCAGGCCACCACCGCGCCGAACGAGCCGCCCGACAAGCTCATCTCCACCCTCACCACCGCGGTGCAGGGCCCCAACGGGCAGACGGAGGAGGCCGCCAAGGGCCTGTGGTTCCTGGGAGAGATCCTCTACCGCGGCTACAAGGGCCTGGCGGCCGACAAGGTGGAGGAGAAGGTCGCCGCGCTGCAGGGCATGGAGGGCATCTACACGCAGGCCGCCTCGCTGGGCTACCCGGAGTGGGCGGTGGCCTCGCTGTGGAAGCTGGGCATGGCGTACTCGCACCTGGCGGACGTGGTGGACGCGACGCCGGCTCCGGCGGGCGCCTCCGCGGCCGACGTGAAGGCCTTCCAGCAGGCGGTGAAGGAGCAGGTGGCGCCGCTGCGTCAGCGCGCGGACGAGGCCTTCAAGGCATGCCTGGCCCGCGCCGAGCAGCTCGACGTGTTCAGCGCCGCGGTGGTGGGCTGCCGCTCGCGCACCGACACGGCGTCACTGCCGGTGCCCAACCCGGGCGCGCCCACGCGCAGCGCCTCGCTGGAGGAGGTGCGCAAGAAGGCCGAGGCCACGCTCACCGCCGAGGCGCTCGAGGCGCTGGGCATGGCGTACCTGGAGAACCGGCAGTACGGCCTGGCGCAGCTCACCTTCGGCCGCGTGACGGAGCTGCAGGACACGCGCGCCTCGGCGCACAGCGCGCTGGGCTGGGCGCTGCTCAACCAGGGTGACGCGATGAACGCGCGCGCCGCCTACGCCAAGGCGCTCGAGGCGGACCCGACGTACGGCAAGGCCCGCCTGAACCTGGCCGCCCTGCGCTGCCGCTTCGGCGACACCGAGGGCGCCAAGCGCGAGCTGTCCGTCCTCAAGGACATGGGCTCGCTGGGTGGACCGGACGTGGACGCGGGGTGGAAGGCGTGCAAGTGA
- a CDS encoding tetratricopeptide repeat protein: protein MTRAGVLVLQLLTAQAPAPATPEAAPAAATAEAAPLPPDVDALYKLGVAFLNQGQPKKAAPPLKKLLEKAPEVIAARVALARALRLSGETEEARTLLDGSIAMYPEESTLRAERGLLARVMDESDVAISQYSVAVELSPKDAELQFNLGEALHRAGRTDDAISAYEDALKLDAKLTSARINLAKAQAEKGLMGEARETLKEALQVAPNDAEAHYNMGVLMMRANDLVGAMSEYQKALELNPKHAMAHNNVGVVYDGLGQHQKATEAFKKAISADPKYAEAHFNLGLAYFWLGQQVQATKAFEKALELEPRRSSGPYTQLGHLYLQQGKKDRAVEAFKKAIEASADDGKKTTEAYQGLARAYLAQGKVEDAVATLKKVVDDFPKDASARAAYGDALKAKGDLDGAITQYEEGVALSPTTEARLALANAYSRKRVGAKAQPILEAILKDEPGHRVAKLELADLYLAMGRYAEVEQLLQAKDGETTDTGALARLGVMHSRMQRPDKALGMLEQVAKRDPSQLDARAELGQIYLRGGDSEKAVRVLGDVLAIEPRHSLALLYTGQALYQLGKAKEAEQSFRAAAQVDPHFAEPHNALGQLLEQARRVDEAKAEYAKAVELQANHEDAKAALKRLGGAAASAKTTP, encoded by the coding sequence ATGACTCGAGCCGGTGTCCTCGTCCTCCAGCTCCTGACGGCGCAGGCTCCCGCGCCGGCCACCCCCGAGGCCGCGCCCGCGGCCGCCACCGCCGAGGCCGCCCCGCTGCCTCCGGACGTGGACGCCCTCTACAAGCTGGGCGTGGCCTTCCTGAACCAGGGCCAGCCGAAGAAGGCCGCTCCGCCGCTGAAGAAGCTGTTGGAGAAGGCCCCCGAGGTCATCGCCGCGCGCGTGGCGCTGGCCCGGGCGCTGCGGCTGTCCGGCGAGACGGAGGAGGCGCGCACGCTGCTGGACGGCTCCATCGCCATGTACCCCGAGGAGTCCACCCTGCGCGCCGAGCGCGGCCTGCTGGCGCGGGTGATGGACGAGTCCGACGTGGCCATCAGCCAGTACTCGGTGGCCGTGGAGCTCTCCCCCAAGGACGCGGAGCTCCAGTTCAACCTGGGCGAGGCGCTCCATCGCGCGGGCCGCACGGACGACGCCATCAGCGCCTACGAGGACGCGCTGAAGCTGGACGCGAAGCTCACCTCGGCCCGCATCAACCTGGCCAAGGCCCAGGCCGAGAAGGGGCTGATGGGCGAGGCCCGGGAGACGCTCAAGGAAGCGCTCCAGGTGGCGCCCAACGACGCCGAGGCCCACTACAACATGGGCGTGCTGATGATGCGCGCCAATGACCTGGTAGGGGCCATGTCCGAGTACCAGAAGGCCCTGGAGCTCAACCCCAAGCACGCCATGGCGCACAACAACGTGGGCGTGGTGTACGACGGGCTGGGCCAGCACCAGAAGGCGACCGAGGCCTTCAAGAAGGCCATCAGCGCGGACCCGAAGTACGCGGAGGCGCACTTCAACCTGGGCCTGGCGTACTTCTGGCTCGGCCAGCAGGTACAGGCGACGAAGGCCTTCGAGAAGGCGCTGGAGCTGGAGCCGCGGCGCTCCAGCGGCCCGTACACGCAGCTGGGCCACCTCTACCTGCAGCAGGGCAAGAAGGACCGCGCCGTGGAGGCCTTCAAGAAGGCCATCGAGGCGAGCGCGGACGACGGCAAGAAGACCACCGAGGCCTACCAGGGCCTGGCGCGCGCCTACCTGGCCCAGGGCAAGGTGGAGGACGCCGTGGCCACGCTCAAGAAGGTGGTCGACGACTTCCCCAAGGACGCCAGCGCGCGCGCGGCCTACGGCGATGCGCTCAAGGCCAAGGGCGACCTGGACGGCGCCATCACCCAGTACGAGGAGGGCGTGGCGCTCTCGCCGACGACGGAGGCGCGGCTGGCGCTGGCCAACGCGTATTCGCGCAAGCGCGTGGGCGCCAAGGCCCAGCCCATCCTCGAGGCCATCCTGAAGGACGAGCCGGGCCACCGCGTGGCGAAGCTGGAGCTGGCGGACCTGTACCTCGCCATGGGCCGCTACGCGGAGGTGGAGCAGCTGCTGCAGGCCAAGGACGGCGAGACGACGGACACCGGCGCGCTGGCGCGGCTGGGCGTCATGCACTCGCGCATGCAGCGGCCGGACAAGGCGCTGGGCATGCTGGAGCAGGTGGCGAAGCGGGATCCGTCGCAGCTCGACGCGCGCGCGGAGCTGGGGCAGATCTACCTGCGCGGCGGAGACTCCGAGAAGGCGGTGCGGGTGCTGGGCGACGTGCTGGCCATCGAGCCGCGGCACTCGCTGGCGCTGCTGTACACCGGCCAGGCGCTCTACCAGCTGGGCAAGGCGAAGGAGGCCGAGCAGTCCTTCCGGGCGGCGGCCCAGGTGGACCCCCACTTCGCCGAGCCGCACAACGCGCTCGGGCAGCTGCTCGAGCAGGCCAGGCGCGTGGACGAGGCGAAGGCGGAGTACGCCAAGGCCGTGGAGCTCCAGGCGAACCACGAGGACGCGAAGGCGGCCCTCAAGCGGCTGGGCGGCGCGGCGGCCTCGGCGAAGACGACGCCCTGA
- a CDS encoding DMT family transporter — translation MEPVALTLVLMSAFLHALWNALLKRQEDPESSMVCVVAVAIALGSVWTLGLQAEAFPTRAAWVWALVAGFWEGIYLFSLARSLRYAPLGLAYTVARGGALLLVWPVSVVWLGEAVTPLTVTGALVLGAGLVVTGLARTEGGSVGRGLLWAAVSAVCIACYHLAYKQALGEGAQAAALFVVPMCVSLPMLVLARMGEGGLGAVLRAARLRPLLLLATGGVCTLSFGLLLTALAQAGAGAVLTLRNTSIAFALGLAVLQGERPGRKQLSGAALVISGAVLLGWPA, via the coding sequence TTGGAGCCTGTCGCCCTCACGCTGGTGCTGATGTCCGCGTTCCTGCACGCGCTGTGGAACGCGCTGCTCAAGCGGCAGGAGGATCCCGAGTCCTCCATGGTGTGCGTCGTCGCCGTGGCCATCGCGCTGGGCTCGGTGTGGACGCTGGGGCTGCAGGCGGAGGCCTTTCCCACGCGCGCCGCCTGGGTGTGGGCGCTCGTCGCGGGCTTCTGGGAGGGCATCTACCTGTTCTCGCTCGCGCGTTCGCTGCGCTACGCCCCGCTCGGACTTGCGTACACGGTGGCGCGCGGCGGCGCGCTGCTGCTGGTGTGGCCGGTGTCCGTGGTGTGGCTGGGCGAGGCTGTCACCCCCCTGACGGTGACGGGAGCACTCGTGCTGGGCGCGGGGCTGGTGGTGACGGGGCTGGCTCGGACCGAGGGTGGCTCGGTGGGCCGAGGCCTGCTCTGGGCGGCGGTGAGCGCGGTGTGCATCGCCTGCTACCACCTGGCCTACAAGCAGGCCCTGGGGGAGGGCGCGCAGGCCGCCGCGCTCTTCGTCGTGCCCATGTGCGTGTCGCTGCCCATGCTGGTGCTGGCGCGCATGGGCGAAGGGGGCCTGGGGGCGGTGCTGCGCGCGGCGAGGCTGCGGCCGCTGCTGCTGCTGGCGACCGGCGGGGTGTGCACGCTGTCCTTCGGGCTGCTGCTCACGGCGCTCGCGCAGGCGGGGGCGGGGGCCGTGCTGACGCTGCGCAACACGTCCATCGCCTTCGCGCTGGGGCTCGCGGTGCTGCAGGGCGAGCGCCCCGGGCGCAAGCAGCTCTCCGGGGCGGCGCTGGTGATCTCGGGCGCGGTGCTGCTGGGCTGGCCGGCGTGA
- a CDS encoding fatty acid desaturase family protein has translation MPQPDSRVAPVLDVPNLAVHALWGAWFTGVLWGWSSWSPGLRTAAMAVGVAVMFWNYAVLHNHMHVPIARPRALKWLVSRTLGLACGFAYRAYYIHHFNHHRYNDGPGDWGRPRPGEGALHYCLRWALTPWFWPWEAVGLVWKSCKTRGQRLELLLDFVVVDGTLLALFAWQPSLGLSLLAMLLVGQTCIHYLNLAAHAGSDSTDRTALAVTSTSRFYNRWFFNAGYHQAHHLKPQAPWRALPALTEELVRQGQHRPSLYVEPAPIHPAWIAGVAAFRRATSERERRAPVPRPVARTSGTSS, from the coding sequence ATGCCCCAGCCCGATTCTCGCGTGGCCCCTGTGCTGGATGTTCCGAACCTCGCGGTCCACGCGCTCTGGGGGGCGTGGTTCACGGGGGTGCTGTGGGGCTGGAGCTCCTGGTCTCCGGGATTGCGCACCGCGGCAATGGCCGTCGGCGTGGCGGTGATGTTCTGGAACTACGCGGTGCTTCACAACCACATGCACGTGCCCATCGCGAGGCCTCGGGCGCTCAAGTGGCTGGTGTCGCGGACGCTGGGGCTGGCGTGCGGCTTCGCCTACCGCGCCTATTACATCCACCACTTCAACCACCACAGATACAACGACGGCCCGGGGGACTGGGGCCGGCCGAGGCCCGGCGAGGGCGCGCTCCACTACTGCCTGCGCTGGGCGCTCACGCCGTGGTTCTGGCCGTGGGAGGCGGTGGGGCTGGTGTGGAAGAGCTGCAAGACGCGCGGGCAGCGGCTGGAGCTGCTGCTGGACTTCGTGGTGGTGGACGGCACGCTGCTGGCGCTCTTCGCGTGGCAGCCCTCGCTGGGGCTGTCGCTGCTGGCCATGCTGCTGGTGGGGCAGACGTGCATCCACTACCTCAACCTGGCGGCGCACGCGGGCTCGGACTCCACGGACCGCACGGCCCTGGCGGTGACGTCCACCTCGCGCTTCTACAACCGCTGGTTCTTCAACGCGGGCTACCACCAGGCGCACCACCTGAAGCCGCAGGCACCGTGGCGCGCCCTGCCCGCGCTCACCGAGGAGCTCGTCCGCCAGGGGCAGCACCGCCCCTCGCTCTACGTGGAGCCCGCCCCCATCCACCCCGCGTGGATCGCCGGCGTCGCGGCCTTCCGCCGCGCCACGAGCGAGCGCGAGCGGCGAGCCCCCGTGCCGCGCCCAGTCGCGAGGACGTCCGGCACCTCCTCCTGA
- a CDS encoding hybrid sensor histidine kinase/response regulator: MSTPAPSVAEHPLWLLTDALGTVQTCSPGSARLLGGNPRGRGLAELFGEPLARRLLSSEAGDVEWACPVSLGDSEPGPWRLERHRLGGGGLLICGGELKTSVAEVPAAWERRLSRKHIQPQGDLAEQQRAFMLSIFDADPNLIFVKDRRGRFIFVNQACADLFSAPPDEVVLKHNAAIHADQGELKVFDAVDQAVLVTQSEVRIEESFTRADGAVGWFDTRKRPLRAPDGEDFVLGISVDITERKRMAELLHEANRRLELAVSAGQLGLWDWDVTADKMYFSPIWKAQLGYEDNELPNTRDTWKDLMHPEDRDRALEVSNQYVRDPAGGERYVNEFRMRAKDGSWRWIASYGLVGRNREGQGVRVTGYHVDITARKAREAEQELLRENLRKTNEDLQRLARMKDEFLANMSHELRTPLNAVLGQAEAMSESIFGPVTEEQLSSLKTIEESGRHLLSLINDVLDITKSSVGRLELNLGSVPVEEVCQESLRLVREQARRKGITVTYASDGLVTHVWADRRRLRQVLLNLLANAQKFTPEGGRIGLDVTARPGGEVAFTVWDTGPGIAEAHWQRIFEPFVQLDAGLDRRHEGSGLGLALVRRMVELHHGRVELRSEVGKGSRFTVVLSVEPPANSEEGAAVLASLRAQAPVPVAGVTACTVLIADDSEANTQHLEDYLKAHGFKILIARNGEEVVRMCREVRPAVVLMDIQMPRLNGLDAIRQLRAGADTAHLSMVALTALAMPGDRERCLEAGADAYLSKPVRLSEVLEMVRTLSSRTSAAC; encoded by the coding sequence ATGAGTACTCCCGCGCCCTCCGTGGCCGAACACCCCCTTTGGCTGCTCACGGATGCCTTGGGGACGGTGCAGACCTGCTCTCCCGGCAGCGCCCGGCTGCTGGGCGGCAACCCTCGGGGCCGCGGGCTGGCGGAGCTGTTCGGCGAGCCGCTGGCGAGGCGGCTGCTGTCCTCCGAGGCCGGGGACGTGGAGTGGGCGTGTCCGGTCTCCCTGGGGGACTCCGAGCCCGGCCCGTGGCGCCTGGAGCGGCACCGGCTGGGAGGCGGTGGGCTGCTCATCTGCGGTGGGGAGCTGAAGACGTCCGTGGCGGAGGTGCCCGCCGCCTGGGAGCGCCGCCTCAGCCGCAAGCACATCCAGCCGCAGGGGGACCTGGCCGAGCAGCAGCGGGCCTTCATGCTGTCCATCTTCGACGCGGACCCCAACCTCATCTTCGTGAAGGATCGCCGGGGGCGCTTCATCTTCGTGAACCAGGCGTGCGCGGACCTCTTCTCCGCGCCGCCGGACGAGGTGGTGCTCAAGCACAACGCGGCCATCCACGCCGACCAGGGGGAGCTCAAGGTCTTCGACGCGGTGGATCAGGCGGTGCTCGTCACCCAGTCCGAGGTGCGCATCGAGGAGAGCTTCACCCGGGCGGACGGGGCGGTGGGCTGGTTCGACACGCGCAAGCGGCCGCTACGCGCGCCCGACGGAGAGGACTTCGTGCTGGGCATCTCGGTGGACATCACCGAGCGCAAGCGCATGGCGGAGCTGCTCCACGAGGCCAACCGGCGCCTGGAGCTGGCGGTGAGCGCGGGCCAGCTCGGCCTGTGGGACTGGGACGTGACGGCCGACAAGATGTACTTCTCGCCCATCTGGAAGGCGCAGCTGGGCTACGAGGACAACGAGCTGCCCAACACCCGGGACACCTGGAAGGACCTCATGCACCCGGAGGATCGCGACCGGGCCCTGGAGGTGTCCAACCAGTACGTGAGGGACCCCGCCGGCGGCGAGCGCTACGTGAACGAGTTCCGCATGCGCGCCAAGGATGGCTCGTGGCGGTGGATCGCCAGCTACGGCCTGGTGGGGCGCAACAGGGAGGGCCAGGGCGTCCGCGTCACCGGCTACCACGTGGACATCACCGCGCGGAAGGCGCGCGAGGCGGAGCAGGAGCTGCTGCGCGAGAACCTGCGCAAGACGAACGAGGACCTGCAGCGCCTGGCGAGGATGAAGGACGAGTTCCTGGCCAACATGAGCCACGAGCTGCGCACCCCGCTCAACGCCGTGCTGGGGCAGGCGGAGGCGATGAGCGAGAGCATCTTCGGCCCCGTCACCGAGGAGCAGCTGTCCTCGCTGAAGACCATCGAGGAGAGCGGCCGGCACCTGCTGTCGCTCATCAACGACGTGCTCGACATCACCAAGAGCAGCGTCGGGCGGCTGGAGCTGAACCTGGGCTCGGTGCCGGTGGAGGAGGTGTGCCAGGAGAGCCTGCGCCTGGTGCGCGAGCAGGCGCGCCGCAAGGGCATCACCGTCACCTACGCCAGCGACGGCCTGGTGACGCACGTGTGGGCGGACCGGCGGCGGCTGCGGCAGGTGCTGCTCAACCTGCTGGCCAACGCGCAGAAGTTCACCCCGGAGGGCGGGCGCATCGGCCTGGACGTGACGGCGCGCCCCGGCGGCGAGGTGGCCTTCACCGTCTGGGACACGGGGCCCGGCATCGCCGAGGCGCACTGGCAGCGCATCTTCGAGCCCTTCGTGCAGCTGGACGCGGGGCTGGATCGGCGCCACGAGGGCTCGGGCCTGGGCCTGGCCCTGGTGCGCCGCATGGTGGAGCTGCACCACGGCCGGGTGGAGCTGCGGAGCGAGGTAGGCAAGGGCAGCCGCTTCACGGTGGTGCTGTCGGTGGAGCCGCCGGCCAACTCCGAGGAGGGCGCCGCCGTGCTGGCGAGCCTGCGCGCCCAGGCGCCGGTGCCTGTCGCGGGTGTCACCGCGTGCACGGTGCTGATCGCCGACGACAGCGAGGCCAACACCCAGCACCTGGAGGACTACCTGAAGGCCCACGGCTTCAAGATCCTCATCGCCCGCAATGGCGAGGAGGTGGTGCGCATGTGCCGCGAGGTGCGGCCCGCCGTGGTGCTGATGGACATCCAGATGCCACGCCTCAACGGGCTGGACGCCATCCGCCAGCTCCGCGCGGGGGCGGACACCGCCCACCTGTCCATGGTGGCGCTCACCGCCCTGGCCATGCCGGGCGACCGCGAGCGGTGCCTGGAGGCCGGCGCGGATGCCTACCTCAGCAAGCCGGTGCGCCTCTCGGAGGTGCTGGAGATGGTGCGCACGCTGAGCTCGCGCACGAGCGCGGCCTGCTGA
- a CDS encoding sensor histidine kinase: MLITDDDTASRNTVAALLSPAGHIIRFAANGEEALAAAEQEPPDLVLLDVMMPGLDGFEVCRRLRTRLGADYVPIILITALDGRSDVVRGLEAGADDFLHKPVHGAELRARVSNLLKVRDYHRLVASERDRALAMVDELRQQVLRADRLATLGTFAAGVSHELNNIAQVMRGALEAPANTTEEILNVRDILMHVGGHITELARTILNISRPKDQGVLEIDLSRTLDEVRNMLRLTGRTRHAIVDLVMPEQACLIRANKVHAQQVFLNLLSNAADAVADRREPRIEIGVRANPGGRVEAWVQDNGPGMPEEVLNRIFEPFFTTKPTGSGSGLGLPVVKQLVESWGGTIQVQSKPGSGTRMVIDIPSATPPAPGTPS, encoded by the coding sequence TTGCTCATCACCGATGACGACACCGCGAGCCGCAACACGGTCGCGGCGCTGCTGTCCCCCGCGGGGCACATCATCCGGTTCGCCGCCAACGGTGAGGAGGCCCTTGCGGCGGCGGAGCAGGAGCCGCCGGACCTGGTGCTGCTGGACGTGATGATGCCGGGCCTGGACGGCTTCGAGGTGTGCCGCCGCCTGCGCACCCGGCTGGGCGCGGACTACGTGCCCATCATCCTGATCACCGCGCTGGACGGGCGCAGCGACGTCGTCCGAGGCCTGGAGGCGGGCGCCGACGACTTCCTCCACAAGCCGGTGCACGGCGCAGAGCTTCGCGCGCGCGTGTCCAACCTGCTCAAGGTGCGCGACTACCACCGGCTGGTGGCCTCCGAGCGGGACAGGGCCCTGGCCATGGTGGACGAGCTGCGCCAGCAGGTGCTGCGCGCGGACCGGCTGGCCACGCTGGGCACGTTCGCCGCCGGCGTCAGCCACGAACTGAACAACATCGCCCAGGTGATGCGCGGCGCGCTCGAGGCGCCCGCCAACACCACCGAGGAGATCCTCAACGTCCGGGACATCCTCATGCACGTGGGCGGCCACATCACCGAGCTGGCGCGCACCATCCTCAACATCTCGCGCCCGAAGGATCAGGGCGTCCTGGAGATCGATCTGTCCCGGACGCTGGACGAGGTGCGCAACATGCTGCGGCTCACCGGGCGCACGCGGCACGCCATCGTGGACCTGGTGATGCCCGAGCAGGCCTGTCTCATCCGCGCCAACAAGGTGCATGCCCAGCAGGTGTTCCTCAACCTGCTCAGCAACGCCGCGGACGCGGTGGCGGACCGGCGCGAGCCGCGCATCGAGATCGGCGTGCGCGCCAACCCCGGAGGCCGGGTGGAGGCGTGGGTGCAGGACAACGGCCCGGGCATGCCCGAGGAGGTGCTCAACCGCATCTTCGAGCCCTTCTTCACCACCAAGCCCACGGGCTCCGGCTCGGGGTTGGGGCTGCCGGTCGTCAAGCAGCTCGTCGAGTCCTGGGGCGGCACCATCCAGGTCCAGAGCAAGCCGGGGAGCGGCACGCGGATGGTGATCGACATCCCCTCCGCCACGCCCCCCGCGCCCGGCACACCCTCCTGA